The following coding sequences are from one Shewanella eurypsychrophilus window:
- a CDS encoding S9 family peptidase, whose amino-acid sequence MTKANSLKPPVADKIPFEMNLHGVKRVDDYFWLRDDARQEPKILAHLTAENNYKDVQFAPYQPLQESLFKELVARLDKDESSVPYQWHKHWYSRRYQQGFEYPLVIRTADQRDSESNDSSPHLHQHEQVLLDVNVRAEGHDFYGLGGVSVSHDESKLAFGEDILSRRIYKLFFKDLDSGNLLDDVLDGTDGSLVWANDNQHVFYIKKDPQTLLGNQVFRHQLGTEQSKDVLVYEEQDDTYYISLGKSLDETRIVLFHESTITSEVSVLDADSPLTLFKPLLPREEGHEYSVAKLGSDYYILTNWQADNFRLMKASEDQMSDKSLWQQVIAADDDTRIEDVLLLDKYLIVQTRTKGISQIEVRPFGGQSYQLAFDDPAYVVGLDMNASQSSDKLRIYYSSPTTPESIYEYDLSQPMDRRLLKQEKILGDFDSKLYQAERLFISARDGVKVPVTLVYRKDKFAKDGANPLYQYGYGAYGHTIEPDFDSSVISLLDRGVVYAIAHVRGGEMLGRPWYDAGRMLNKQHSFDDFIDVTKALVAQGYGDNNKVVAAGGSAGGLLMGGVINQAPDLYFAVAAHVPFVDIVTTMLDETIPLTTNEYDEWGNPNEKAYFDYMLSYSPYDQISRQAYPHLLVTTGLHDSQVQYFEPAKWVAKLRDYKTDDNQLLFHIDMEAGHGGKSGRYRRYQDTAQEYAFFLGLLGLN is encoded by the coding sequence ATGACAAAAGCTAATAGCCTTAAACCGCCAGTCGCTGACAAAATTCCATTTGAAATGAACTTACACGGCGTGAAGCGAGTGGATGATTACTTTTGGCTTAGAGATGACGCAAGGCAAGAGCCTAAGATACTGGCACACTTAACGGCTGAGAATAACTATAAAGATGTCCAATTTGCTCCTTATCAGCCATTACAAGAGAGCCTTTTTAAAGAGTTAGTCGCTCGTTTAGATAAAGATGAATCAAGTGTCCCCTATCAGTGGCATAAACACTGGTATTCGAGACGTTATCAGCAAGGCTTCGAGTACCCTTTAGTGATACGAACGGCAGATCAAAGGGACTCAGAATCGAACGACAGTTCACCACACTTACATCAGCATGAGCAGGTATTGCTCGATGTAAATGTAAGAGCCGAGGGTCATGATTTTTATGGACTGGGCGGTGTTTCGGTCAGCCATGATGAATCTAAGCTCGCCTTTGGTGAAGATATTTTGAGTCGACGTATTTATAAGCTCTTCTTTAAAGATCTTGATAGCGGAAATTTACTCGATGATGTGCTTGATGGCACCGATGGTAGTTTGGTGTGGGCTAACGATAACCAACATGTTTTTTATATCAAAAAAGATCCGCAAACCTTACTCGGTAATCAGGTGTTTCGTCATCAGTTAGGGACTGAGCAGTCAAAAGACGTATTAGTTTATGAAGAGCAGGATGATACTTACTATATTTCACTCGGAAAGAGCTTAGACGAAACGCGTATCGTGCTGTTCCATGAGAGTACCATCACCAGTGAAGTCTCTGTGCTCGATGCCGACAGCCCATTAACGCTTTTTAAGCCTTTATTACCTAGAGAGGAAGGCCATGAATACTCAGTGGCTAAACTTGGCAGTGACTACTACATCTTAACCAACTGGCAAGCTGATAATTTTAGGCTGATGAAAGCCAGCGAAGATCAGATGAGTGACAAGAGCCTATGGCAACAAGTGATAGCGGCTGATGATGACACGCGTATTGAAGATGTTTTATTGCTAGATAAATACCTGATTGTGCAGACTCGGACCAAGGGTATTAGCCAAATAGAGGTGCGCCCCTTCGGTGGGCAGTCTTATCAGCTGGCTTTTGATGATCCAGCCTATGTCGTTGGTTTGGATATGAATGCCAGTCAATCTAGCGACAAGTTACGTATCTATTATTCTAGCCCCACCACTCCTGAGTCTATCTATGAATATGACTTAAGCCAGCCCATGGATAGGCGTTTGCTAAAGCAAGAAAAGATATTGGGAGATTTTGATAGCAAGCTATATCAGGCTGAGCGTCTGTTTATCTCGGCTAGAGATGGCGTCAAGGTACCTGTGACCTTAGTGTATCGAAAAGATAAATTTGCCAAGGATGGAGCCAACCCCTTATATCAATATGGCTACGGTGCTTATGGGCATACTATAGAGCCTGACTTTGATAGCTCGGTTATCAGTCTGCTAGACCGAGGTGTCGTCTATGCGATTGCACATGTAAGAGGGGGAGAGATGTTAGGTCGTCCTTGGTATGACGCGGGACGCATGCTGAATAAGCAACATAGCTTCGATGATTTTATCGATGTCACTAAGGCATTGGTTGCCCAAGGGTATGGCGATAATAATAAGGTTGTCGCTGCAGGGGGAAGTGCGGGTGGATTGCTAATGGGGGGAGTGATCAATCAGGCTCCAGACTTGTATTTTGCTGTTGCTGCTCATGTGCCTTTTGTAGACATAGTGACGACCATGCTCGATGAGACAATTCCTCTGACCACTAATGAATATGATGAGTGGGGTAATCCAAATGAGAAAGCTTATTTTGATTATATGTTGAGTTACTCACCTTATGATCAGATAAGCCGTCAGGCATATCCGCATCTGTTAGTGACTACGGGGTTGCATGACTCTCAAGTACAGTACTTTGAGCCTGCTAAATGGGTGGCTAAACTAAGAGACTATAAAACCGATGATAACCAATTACTGTTCCATATAGATATGGAAGCAGGCCATGGAGGTAAGAGTGGCCGATACCGTCGTTATCAGGATACTGCACAGGAATATGCCTTCTTTCTTGGGCTATTAGGATTAAATTAG
- the ftnA gene encoding non-heme ferritin: protein MLTQTMIDQLNAQINVEFFSSNLYLQMSAWCEDKGFEGAAKFMRVHADEEMQHMHRLFTYVSETGGMPLLGSIEAPQAEFSSLLALFEYTYEHEQMITANINALAHAAFTNQDYSTFNFLQWYVSEQHEEEKLFKSIVDKIRLVGEDGKALFFVDKDLAQMAVEESASVMTTSAA from the coding sequence ATGCTGACACAAACAATGATTGATCAACTTAACGCTCAGATAAATGTCGAGTTTTTCTCTTCTAATCTATACCTGCAGATGAGTGCTTGGTGTGAAGATAAAGGTTTCGAAGGCGCTGCCAAATTTATGCGGGTTCATGCCGATGAAGAGATGCAGCATATGCATCGTTTGTTTACCTATGTGAGCGAAACTGGCGGAATGCCGCTTTTAGGCTCAATTGAAGCGCCACAGGCTGAATTTTCATCTCTGTTAGCCTTGTTTGAATACACTTATGAACATGAGCAGATGATCACTGCAAATATCAATGCACTTGCTCATGCTGCATTTACCAATCAAGATTATTCAACTTTCAACTTCCTGCAGTGGTATGTTTCAGAGCAGCATGAAGAAGAGAAACTATTTAAGTCGATTGTCGATAAGATCCGCTTAGTAGGTGAAGACGGTAAAGCACTTTTCTTTGTCGATAAAGATCTCGCTCAGATGGCTGTTGAAGAGTCGGCGAGTGTGATGACAACATCAGCGGCTTAA
- a CDS encoding EAL domain-containing protein has product MSSVLNTLSLKQKLILFAAIPMLLLAIFGSMRMMHLLERHQEAKRNTLAIEITRDVEALIFELQRERGLSAGFVSSHGEKYQANLTTQRQQTDSQLDKVLGSKALGQFVQTLETDQIQAQTLRENLEQIKAKGYAMNSIRLGVNQQLNNEAFQFYSEYNHHLLVFISQLQLQTEDALQAKAYNDLLNILTIQEMAAKERGLMNQVLSAKYIDSNAFITIKSIEHQLNEAVTQALSTAGVKNKQLIREMLDSKSNQQVMQFRSRLKNQIYIVEQSYKISRLMGYGGLIHNFKNYLLRGDQKYLDSFNRAMSQVQFKLNGLKQIKGLTIEQQAAIQQIDETVNTYHHKIDQLQKLKLQNLSIAEQDNRVRINDEPMIESLSQLQYQAPEVNSEFWWQVASHRIDQLHQVTTSVTNHISRLSYQQKNESLFFLSIGFTAAVINLILLLMIGRNMISNLVESISLIARDMQKMAQDPSLELSVPVKGSDEIAQLSIALNSMLKERSKAYRQLNLAAAVFEYSSEGIVVTDADNHIELINPAFTQITGYSLEDVKGRNPSVLNSNQQPRHFYNGMWGSLQTDGKWEGEIWNKRKNGQVYPEYLAITVVKDDAGNIIQHIGLFLDISNRKKYEQDIWYKTNYDLLTKLPNRVLYTAKVQQHITTAKDNNQQLALLFIDLDRFKYTNDLYGHSVGNELLRQVASRLESLIGNNDFIARLSGDEFIIILPHIKYQHQVQQLAEKIITHLASPFGVNGEELMISASIGISLYPHNGASEELLTRNAETAMYQAKTDGRNSYRYYSSEMNAHMLERIQLEQRLRQAVVQQEFCLHYQPIVNVDNHEIIGVEALIRWQDPKFGLISPDKFIPIAEETGLIEPIGEWVLQQALRDLAHWHSQGFEISMAINVSGRQLINGSQHGFSCLLNAQLQKNCIHPRYLHIEITESMLMDDTEQCLLALESIRSLGVDIYIDDFGTGYSSLSYLKRFPISVIKIDKSFVDNMLERESDANLIKAIVMMGQSLGLKLVAEGIEKQEQWQMLQSLGCDFGQGYLFSRPLPSQQLELLLQEQMIPAALSI; this is encoded by the coding sequence ATGTCATCGGTATTAAATACATTGAGTCTCAAGCAGAAGCTAATTTTGTTTGCAGCAATACCTATGCTACTGCTTGCGATTTTTGGCTCAATGAGAATGATGCATCTGCTTGAGCGGCACCAAGAAGCAAAAAGGAATACGCTTGCCATTGAAATCACCCGCGATGTTGAAGCGCTTATTTTTGAATTACAGAGAGAGCGTGGTCTCTCTGCAGGCTTTGTCAGTAGCCACGGAGAAAAGTACCAAGCAAATCTCACCACACAAAGGCAACAAACCGACTCTCAGCTCGATAAAGTCCTCGGTAGCAAAGCACTAGGTCAGTTTGTTCAAACCCTAGAGACTGATCAGATCCAAGCACAAACTCTCAGAGAAAACCTAGAGCAGATAAAAGCTAAGGGATATGCGATGAACAGCATTCGTCTCGGAGTTAATCAACAACTTAATAATGAAGCATTTCAATTTTACTCAGAATATAATCACCACCTGCTAGTCTTCATCTCTCAACTTCAGTTACAAACAGAAGATGCGTTACAGGCCAAAGCCTACAATGACCTGCTTAACATTTTAACGATTCAGGAGATGGCAGCTAAAGAGCGTGGTTTGATGAACCAAGTACTCTCGGCCAAATACATAGATTCCAATGCTTTCATCACCATCAAGAGTATTGAACACCAGCTCAATGAGGCAGTCACACAAGCGCTCTCTACTGCTGGAGTTAAAAACAAACAACTGATCAGAGAGATGCTCGACAGTAAATCAAATCAACAAGTCATGCAGTTTCGATCTCGCTTAAAGAACCAAATATATATTGTCGAACAAAGCTATAAGATCAGCCGCCTAATGGGCTACGGTGGCCTTATTCATAACTTCAAAAACTATCTACTAAGAGGCGACCAGAAGTATTTAGACAGTTTTAACCGAGCAATGAGTCAAGTGCAGTTTAAGCTAAATGGACTTAAGCAGATTAAAGGTCTCACCATAGAGCAGCAGGCAGCGATTCAACAGATAGATGAAACCGTCAATACTTATCACCATAAAATTGATCAGCTACAGAAGCTGAAATTACAAAACCTCAGTATTGCAGAGCAGGATAATCGGGTTCGCATTAATGATGAGCCGATGATCGAATCGCTATCTCAGCTGCAGTACCAGGCGCCAGAGGTAAATAGCGAGTTTTGGTGGCAGGTAGCGAGCCATAGAATAGATCAACTTCATCAAGTCACAACCAGTGTAACCAATCATATTTCCAGGCTGAGCTATCAACAAAAAAATGAGTCGCTATTCTTTCTATCTATTGGTTTCACCGCCGCTGTGATCAATTTAATTTTGCTACTCATGATTGGCCGCAATATGATCAGTAATTTAGTTGAAAGCATCTCTCTCATCGCCAGAGATATGCAGAAGATGGCTCAAGATCCAAGTCTTGAGCTTTCAGTGCCGGTAAAGGGGAGCGATGAAATAGCGCAACTCTCTATAGCGCTAAACTCAATGCTCAAGGAACGAAGCAAGGCCTATCGTCAACTTAATTTGGCAGCCGCTGTGTTTGAGTACTCATCTGAAGGGATTGTGGTTACTGACGCAGATAACCATATCGAGCTTATCAACCCAGCCTTTACTCAAATTACTGGTTATAGTCTGGAAGATGTAAAGGGGCGAAACCCTTCTGTACTCAACTCAAACCAGCAACCCAGACACTTTTACAACGGTATGTGGGGCTCCTTGCAGACAGATGGTAAGTGGGAAGGCGAGATCTGGAATAAACGTAAAAATGGTCAGGTATATCCTGAATATCTTGCCATTACAGTTGTGAAGGATGATGCAGGCAATATTATTCAGCACATAGGCCTATTTCTGGATATCAGTAATCGAAAAAAATATGAGCAAGATATCTGGTATAAAACTAACTATGACCTTCTGACCAAGCTCCCTAACCGTGTACTTTATACCGCAAAAGTGCAGCAACATATCACGACAGCAAAGGATAATAATCAGCAGCTGGCATTGCTGTTCATCGACCTAGATAGGTTCAAGTATACCAACGACCTCTATGGTCACTCAGTCGGTAACGAACTGTTAAGACAAGTTGCATCAAGACTCGAGTCCCTCATCGGTAATAACGACTTTATTGCTCGACTCAGTGGCGATGAGTTCATCATCATCTTGCCTCATATAAAATATCAGCATCAGGTGCAGCAGTTAGCCGAGAAAATTATCACTCACCTTGCATCTCCCTTTGGCGTCAACGGTGAAGAGCTGATGATCTCTGCCAGTATCGGCATCAGCTTATACCCACATAACGGTGCCAGTGAAGAGTTGCTCACTCGCAACGCTGAGACGGCCATGTACCAAGCAAAAACCGATGGTCGCAACAGCTACCGTTACTACTCTTCAGAGATGAACGCGCATATGTTGGAGAGGATCCAACTCGAACAGCGACTCAGGCAGGCTGTGGTACAACAAGAGTTCTGCCTGCACTATCAACCCATAGTTAATGTCGATAATCATGAGATTATCGGTGTAGAAGCATTAATACGCTGGCAAGATCCAAAATTTGGTCTCATCTCTCCTGATAAATTTATCCCCATCGCTGAAGAAACAGGCTTAATTGAACCTATTGGTGAATGGGTCCTGCAGCAAGCATTAAGAGATCTGGCACATTGGCATAGCCAAGGGTTTGAGATAAGCATGGCAATCAATGTCTCTGGTAGACAGTTAATCAATGGAAGCCAGCATGGCTTTAGCTGCTTACTCAATGCACAGTTACAAAAGAACTGTATCCACCCTAGATACCTACATATTGAGATCACTGAGTCTATGTTAATGGATGACACAGAGCAGTGCTTACTCGCCCTAGAGTCTATTCGTTCACTCGGGGTCGATATCTACATCGATGACTTCGGTACCGGTTACTCCTCTCTGAGCTACCTCAAACGATTTCCTATCTCAGTGATTAAAATAGATAAGAGTTTTGTCGATAATATGTTGGAGAGAGAGTCAGATGCCAACTTAATTAAGGCCATTGTGATGATGGGTCAAAGTCTTGGCCTCAAGCTGGTCGCCGAAGGCATAGAAAAACAAGAACAGTGGCAGATGCTACAAAGCCTAGGTTGCGATTTCGGCCAAGGTTATCTTTTTTCTCGCCCGCTACCTTCGCAACAATTAGAGTTGTTACTGCAAGAGCAAATGATACCAGCTGCATTAAGTATCTGA
- the ribB gene encoding 3,4-dihydroxy-2-butanone-4-phosphate synthase, translated as MNQSLLSPFGTAIERVEVALEALKQGQGVLVVDDEDRENEGDLIYSAEMLTNEQMALLIREGSGIVCLCLTDERVKHLNLPPMVEDNSSQYGTAFTVSIEAKVGVTTGVSAADRVTTIKAATADNAVASDLARPGHVYPLRAQPGGVFTRRGHTEGTIDLMQLAGLKPAGVLCEITNPDGTMARLAEIIQFGEKHGLPVLTIEDIVEYRQASISKAS; from the coding sequence ATGAATCAGTCATTACTCTCCCCTTTCGGCACAGCTATTGAGCGTGTTGAAGTCGCATTAGAAGCACTTAAGCAAGGCCAAGGTGTTCTCGTCGTCGATGACGAAGATAGAGAAAACGAAGGCGATCTAATCTATTCGGCAGAAATGCTAACCAATGAACAGATGGCACTGCTTATTCGTGAAGGTAGCGGCATAGTCTGCCTATGTTTAACCGATGAACGTGTTAAACACTTGAACTTACCGCCTATGGTAGAAGATAACTCCAGTCAGTACGGTACTGCATTTACTGTCAGTATCGAAGCAAAAGTGGGCGTGACAACTGGCGTTTCGGCAGCAGACAGAGTCACCACGATAAAAGCGGCCACCGCAGACAATGCTGTTGCTAGTGATTTAGCTCGGCCTGGACACGTTTACCCGCTCCGTGCACAGCCTGGTGGCGTATTCACTCGCCGTGGACATACTGAAGGCACTATCGACTTAATGCAATTAGCGGGTTTAAAGCCTGCCGGAGTCCTTTGTGAGATCACCAACCCAGATGGCACTATGGCAAGATTAGCTGAGATTATTCAGTTTGGTGAAAAGCACGGTCTACCCGTATTGACCATTGAAGATATTGTTGAGTACCGCCAAGCATCAATATCGAAAGCTAGCTGA
- a CDS encoding efflux RND transporter permease subunit: MNLTRISTHNPAGTLVTLLLIAIFGILAIAKLPIQLLPDIQRPQISVFNNWRSAAPQEMESNIIEPQENVLRQVPGVVEMTSNISQGFGRISLTFEVGNNMQEAMINVINALNQTPPRPLDANEPFINVGGGGGTPNLASLLIRMAPDNPDISFGKYQKLIDDVVEPRLRQITGVGAVQLQSRQAKELHIEFDPYRAAALGITIDQLRNTLSRATDISGGTANVGRRQYTVRFLGQYTPENLGNLIVTYNDGRPVYLNELADVSVSTAEVQGFTKRNGYPAYYMTLQGTFDANTVTVLDGVNKAIEELNAGALKEAGLVIDLSFDASVHIKRAILLVKGNLAIGVLLALIILFAFLRSFKATLMIASTIPVALLIAFFSLEAMGRTLNVISLAGLAFAVGLVLDAAIIVQENIVRLLQKGEPLKEAIARGTEQVRGALMASTVTTVAIFLPILFMPGVEGQLFSDLALTLSVAVVSSFISAITLIPVFSLLWLKMPKKAESDSNKPDRWHRLTQLIRKLTCDKKRAATWCGLLIIGSGILTFALMPRPDFLPQARSDGIFAFFSLPPGANVKTLEKEVGDIIIERLKPYYDKEKAPYIKGYNFSMYSAFNVLFIYPEDPSEADQMIKLLNEEILIGLPDTQAFTNRGSLLQFGFNGGRAINIDLQGPDMEALMASAGKGMALITDALPGAVVRPIPGLSMAQPELHLIPNERRLAQAGVDKAQIANAVRAYTSGLFIGEYFDGNERMDVLLKGPKWQVPEQLAATPVFTQAAGIQTIGELASIKRAVGPTQLQRVNGRRSVSLLIFPPADMSLDEALEIINEKAIPELKASLPDNSSLKFRGSADKLDSTIKEMGANFLLAVLILFLLMAAMFKSAKDSLLVLLSMPLAICGGVVSLQLLNLFSFQSLDLLTMIGFIILLGLVVNNAILLVDQTRQGSRAGLNIDDAIYQAVATRARPVYMSTLTSIFGMLPLMLVPGVGSEIYRGLAAVIVGGMTFSALFTLILMPSLLRMTHALSRQATTSFTPIAESNSGAQ, encoded by the coding sequence ATGAATCTGACTCGAATAAGCACCCACAATCCAGCTGGCACACTAGTAACTCTGTTATTGATCGCTATCTTTGGCATTCTCGCCATCGCAAAGTTGCCCATCCAATTGCTTCCCGATATCCAACGGCCGCAGATTTCGGTATTTAATAACTGGCGCTCGGCCGCACCTCAAGAGATGGAATCGAATATTATTGAACCTCAGGAAAATGTCTTAAGACAAGTTCCTGGGGTGGTTGAAATGACTTCTAACATTTCTCAGGGATTTGGTCGTATCAGCCTGACTTTCGAAGTCGGAAATAACATGCAAGAAGCGATGATCAATGTGATCAATGCGCTTAATCAGACCCCTCCTCGCCCCCTCGATGCCAATGAACCCTTTATCAACGTCGGAGGAGGCGGTGGTACACCAAATTTAGCCTCACTATTGATCCGCATGGCCCCTGATAATCCTGATATCAGCTTTGGTAAGTACCAAAAGTTAATTGATGATGTGGTAGAACCTAGGCTTAGACAGATCACAGGCGTTGGGGCTGTACAACTTCAAAGCAGGCAAGCTAAAGAGTTGCACATTGAGTTCGATCCTTATCGCGCCGCAGCACTGGGGATCACCATAGATCAACTCAGAAATACGCTTTCACGCGCTACCGATATCTCTGGCGGTACGGCGAATGTTGGCCGACGCCAATACACGGTCAGATTCTTAGGACAATACACACCGGAAAATCTCGGCAATCTGATCGTGACATATAATGATGGCCGCCCGGTCTATCTTAATGAACTGGCCGATGTCAGTGTTTCCACAGCTGAAGTACAAGGCTTTACCAAGCGTAACGGCTACCCAGCCTATTACATGACACTACAAGGCACCTTCGATGCTAATACCGTAACCGTCCTCGATGGCGTTAATAAGGCAATAGAAGAACTCAATGCTGGCGCCTTGAAAGAGGCTGGTCTGGTGATTGACCTCTCTTTCGATGCCTCGGTGCATATCAAGCGTGCCATTTTATTAGTTAAAGGTAACCTAGCAATAGGTGTGCTGCTGGCCCTAATCATACTCTTCGCCTTCCTGCGTAGCTTTAAAGCCACCCTAATGATTGCATCGACAATCCCTGTAGCCCTATTGATTGCTTTTTTCTCCCTCGAGGCCATGGGACGAACCTTAAATGTTATCTCACTCGCTGGACTGGCCTTCGCTGTCGGTTTAGTACTCGATGCCGCGATCATCGTGCAGGAAAATATCGTTAGGCTGTTGCAAAAAGGCGAGCCACTCAAAGAGGCTATCGCTCGTGGTACCGAGCAAGTAAGAGGTGCTTTGATGGCCTCAACGGTGACCACGGTGGCCATCTTTTTACCCATTTTATTCATGCCTGGCGTCGAAGGTCAGCTGTTCTCTGATCTCGCGCTCACCCTTTCGGTCGCGGTGGTTTCTTCCTTTATCAGTGCGATCACTTTAATCCCAGTATTTAGCCTGCTGTGGCTAAAAATGCCAAAAAAGGCAGAGTCCGACAGTAACAAGCCAGATAGATGGCATAGACTGACTCAGCTTATCCGCAAGCTCACCTGCGATAAGAAACGCGCAGCGACTTGGTGTGGCTTACTCATTATTGGCAGCGGCATATTAACCTTTGCCTTGATGCCTAGACCTGACTTTCTCCCACAAGCCCGCTCAGATGGAATATTTGCCTTTTTCTCACTGCCGCCTGGAGCCAATGTTAAAACACTTGAAAAAGAGGTGGGTGATATCATCATAGAAAGACTAAAACCTTACTATGACAAAGAAAAAGCCCCTTATATTAAGGGCTATAATTTCTCGATGTACTCGGCGTTCAACGTGCTGTTTATCTACCCTGAAGACCCCTCAGAAGCCGATCAGATGATCAAGCTGCTGAACGAGGAGATCTTAATTGGTTTACCTGACACCCAAGCCTTTACCAATCGCGGCTCACTGCTGCAATTTGGCTTTAACGGTGGCCGCGCAATCAACATAGATCTTCAAGGGCCGGATATGGAGGCATTAATGGCCTCTGCAGGAAAAGGAATGGCACTGATCACCGATGCTCTCCCCGGTGCTGTGGTTCGCCCGATCCCAGGCTTGTCGATGGCACAACCTGAATTACACTTAATCCCCAATGAGCGTCGCCTGGCCCAAGCTGGTGTCGATAAAGCTCAGATAGCTAACGCTGTACGAGCCTATACCTCTGGATTATTTATCGGTGAATATTTCGATGGCAATGAACGTATGGATGTTTTACTCAAAGGGCCTAAATGGCAAGTTCCTGAGCAGTTAGCAGCCACGCCAGTATTTACTCAGGCGGCGGGTATTCAAACCATAGGAGAGCTTGCAAGCATCAAGCGCGCCGTAGGCCCCACTCAGCTGCAAAGAGTCAACGGCAGACGTAGCGTCAGCCTACTCATCTTCCCACCAGCAGATATGTCCTTAGATGAAGCGTTAGAGATCATCAACGAGAAAGCGATCCCAGAGCTAAAGGCGAGTCTGCCAGATAATAGCTCACTTAAGTTCCGTGGTAGCGCCGATAAACTCGATAGCACCATTAAGGAGATGGGCGCTAACTTCCTATTAGCCGTATTGATTCTATTCCTACTGATGGCAGCCATGTTTAAATCGGCTAAAGACAGCTTACTTGTACTACTATCTATGCCGTTGGCCATTTGTGGTGGTGTGGTCAGTTTGCAATTACTCAACCTATTCAGCTTTCAGAGCTTAGATTTACTGACCATGATAGGTTTTATCATCTTACTGGGTCTGGTGGTCAACAATGCCATCCTATTAGTTGACCAAACACGCCAAGGTAGCCGAGCCGGTCTCAATATTGATGATGCCATCTACCAAGCTGTTGCCACCCGCGCACGTCCCGTTTATATGAGTACATTGACCTCCATCTTCGGCATGCTACCACTCATGTTAGTGCCTGGGGTTGGCAGCGAGATCTACCGAGGCTTAGCTGCCGTGATTGTCGGTGGTATGACCTTCAGTGCCCTGTTTACCCTCATTCTCATGCCAAGCCTACTGAGAATGACTCATGCACTCAGCAGACAGGCTACAACCTCATTCACACCTATTGCAGAATCTAATTCCGGAGCCCAGTGA
- a CDS encoding efflux RND transporter periplasmic adaptor subunit: MNTFKQATLYLSLSLSLLAPFSVFAEEDEAETKASLVSVVQVENRALSPKIMVIGSVHSRRSAELTAGIDGKLIWVQEAGTRVITGEVVARLEQTRLDLQKEQQEAQIEYEQVGVTRLNRELKRLEQLIISKNASETELDKAKSDRDLAAANLKLAQIKLKMILDDLRRTEVKSPFSGIITERKRQAGEDISRSVSIVSITDPDNLEIRLHAPLKHSRRVKVGDELNIYHTEGEFQANIRSLIPVSDIRSQTFEARIDLPIEMQDAFSVGELVSLALPIAPKQLTTLVPRDAIILRSTGAYVFKINADNTAEKIMVELGDGEGDWIAVNADLSDSDTVVIRGAETLQDGQQVKLQALPGTKTATTS; this comes from the coding sequence ATGAACACTTTTAAGCAAGCAACTCTCTATCTCAGCCTATCTTTATCACTACTTGCCCCCTTTAGCGTATTTGCCGAGGAGGATGAGGCAGAAACTAAAGCCAGCCTAGTGAGCGTGGTTCAGGTAGAAAATAGAGCACTCTCACCTAAGATCATGGTCATAGGCTCAGTTCACTCCCGTCGCAGTGCAGAACTCACGGCGGGCATAGACGGTAAACTCATTTGGGTTCAAGAAGCTGGCACCCGTGTCATCACAGGTGAAGTCGTGGCAAGACTAGAGCAGACGCGGTTAGATTTACAAAAGGAGCAGCAAGAAGCTCAAATAGAGTATGAGCAAGTCGGAGTGACTCGGCTAAACCGTGAATTGAAACGCTTGGAGCAGTTAATCATCAGTAAAAACGCTTCAGAAACTGAACTCGATAAAGCCAAATCTGATAGAGATCTCGCTGCGGCAAATCTAAAACTGGCACAGATCAAACTAAAGATGATTTTGGATGATCTGAGACGCACCGAAGTCAAATCCCCTTTTTCAGGTATTATTACAGAACGTAAACGTCAGGCGGGTGAAGACATCAGCCGTTCAGTCTCAATCGTTTCAATCACAGATCCTGATAACTTAGAGATCCGCTTACACGCGCCGCTTAAACATAGTCGCCGAGTTAAAGTCGGCGATGAACTCAATATTTATCATACCGAAGGCGAATTCCAGGCGAACATTCGCAGCCTGATCCCGGTATCAGATATCCGCTCGCAAACATTCGAGGCTCGTATAGACCTGCCTATTGAGATGCAAGATGCCTTTAGTGTCGGTGAGCTAGTCTCTCTCGCACTGCCAATCGCGCCTAAGCAGCTAACCACTTTGGTGCCAAGAGATGCGATTATTTTGCGCTCAACCGGCGCCTATGTATTTAAAATAAATGCAGATAACACGGCTGAAAAAATCATGGTTGAACTCGGTGATGGTGAAGGAGATTGGATTGCCGTTAATGCCGACCTCAGCGATAGTGATACTGTGGTTATCCGCGGCGCAGAAACATTACAGGACGGACAGCAGGTGAAACTACAAGCCCTTCCTGGGACTAAAACTGCAACGACAAGTTAG